From Cellvibrio zantedeschiae, the proteins below share one genomic window:
- a CDS encoding circularly permuted type 2 ATP-grasp protein yields MAKPVFYDEMFSAPDVLRPHYEAYGQWLHMLPKERLARKKAEADLTFHRLGITFAVYGEEAGTERLIPFDLLPRIIPSHEWKMLQKGLEQRVKALNLFLHDIYHGQEILRAGLIPAEQILRNAQYRPEMQGVDVPNQIYAHIAGVDMVRAGAGEFYVLEDNLRVPSGVSYMLENRKMMMRLFPELFAKHAVAPVQHYPDMLLDNLRMCAPQGVDNPTVVVLTPGSFNSAYFEHAFLAQQMGVELVEGRDLFVRDDSVYMRTTQGPKRVDVIYRRLDDDFLDPLAFRQDSMLGVAGLLSVYRAGRVTLANAIGTGVADDKSIYPYVPDMIRFYLDESPILNNVPTHMCRKPDELAYVLDNLADLVVKETHGAGGYGMLVGPAATKVEIEEFRAHLKANPSKYIAQPTLALSTCPIFVDAGIAPRHIDLRPFVLSGKDIRMVPGGLTRVALREGSLVVNSSQGGGTKDTWILEE; encoded by the coding sequence ATGGCTAAACCCGTTTTTTACGATGAGATGTTTTCTGCTCCAGATGTTTTACGGCCACATTACGAAGCTTATGGACAATGGCTACATATGTTGCCAAAAGAGCGTTTGGCCCGCAAAAAAGCTGAAGCAGATTTAACCTTTCATCGCCTGGGGATTACTTTTGCAGTTTACGGCGAAGAGGCAGGAACTGAGCGTTTAATTCCTTTCGATTTACTCCCACGCATTATTCCTTCTCACGAATGGAAAATGTTACAAAAAGGTTTAGAGCAACGCGTAAAAGCGCTCAATCTTTTTCTTCACGATATATATCACGGTCAGGAAATTTTGCGCGCAGGTTTAATTCCAGCCGAGCAAATTCTTCGCAATGCGCAATATCGCCCGGAAATGCAAGGTGTTGATGTCCCAAACCAAATATATGCGCACATTGCTGGTGTAGATATGGTGCGTGCCGGGGCGGGTGAGTTTTATGTGTTGGAAGATAATTTACGCGTGCCTTCTGGTGTTTCCTACATGCTGGAAAATCGCAAAATGATGATGCGATTATTTCCTGAGTTATTCGCAAAACACGCAGTAGCACCTGTGCAACATTATCCGGATATGTTGTTGGATAATTTACGCATGTGTGCGCCACAAGGTGTGGATAACCCAACGGTTGTAGTGTTAACACCAGGCAGCTTTAACTCAGCATATTTTGAGCATGCATTTTTAGCGCAACAAATGGGCGTGGAGCTTGTGGAAGGGCGCGATTTATTTGTGCGCGATGATTCCGTTTATATGCGCACCACCCAAGGGCCCAAACGCGTTGATGTAATTTATCGCCGTTTGGATGATGACTTTTTAGATCCGCTCGCGTTTCGTCAGGATTCTATGTTGGGTGTGGCGGGTTTACTGTCCGTTTATCGTGCTGGCCGTGTGACTTTAGCCAATGCAATTGGTACTGGTGTTGCGGACGATAAATCAATCTATCCCTATGTGCCGGACATGATTCGCTTTTATCTGGATGAATCGCCCATTTTAAATAATGTGCCAACGCACATGTGTAGAAAGCCAGATGAATTAGCTTATGTATTAGACAATCTTGCTGACCTGGTTGTAAAAGAAACCCACGGTGCAGGCGGCTACGGCATGCTGGTTGGCCCTGCGGCAACCAAAGTAGAAATTGAAGAGTTTCGTGCACATTTAAAGGCAAATCCCAGCAAATATATTGCGCAGCCTACACTGGCATTATCGACGTGCCCCATTTTTGTAGATGCTGGAATTGCACCACGCCATATCGATTTACGCCCGTTTGTTTTGTCGGGAAAAGATATTCGCATGGTGCCGGGCGGTTTGACACGAGTGGCCTTGCGCGAGGGATCTTTGGTGGTTAATTCGTCCCAAGGTGGCGGCACAAAAGATACCTGGATATTAGAAGAATAG
- a CDS encoding alpha-E domain-containing protein, giving the protein MLSRTADHLFWLARYIERAENVARLLDITWQTSLAPQSAESASRNWQAALLCNDLLPAYLKTYSEVTAENVLAYMVFDTHNPSSIYCCLKAARENAHAVRGTLTSEMWETINSTWLEMVNHSKRKLQDEEFSGFFEWVKTRSSLSRGVTFGTMLHDDAFCFIRLGTYLERADNTARLLDVKYYLIAEGEPVGIAADYYQWGALLRSVSAFEVYRRVYRDSVLPNKVAELLIINPELPRSLTTCITEVASMLHHLANQNSYETQRLAGRLSSQLRYETIEEILEEGLHPYLEKFQSRIYDLGMRISHDFLMPMRAA; this is encoded by the coding sequence ATGTTATCGCGCACGGCAGATCATTTGTTTTGGTTGGCTCGCTATATCGAGCGTGCAGAAAATGTTGCTCGTTTATTAGATATTACCTGGCAGACCTCACTTGCACCGCAATCAGCCGAGAGCGCGAGTCGCAATTGGCAAGCGGCACTTTTATGCAATGATTTATTGCCTGCTTATTTAAAAACATATTCAGAAGTCACGGCTGAAAACGTCCTGGCTTATATGGTTTTTGATACACACAACCCGTCGTCAATTTATTGCTGTTTGAAAGCGGCGCGTGAAAATGCTCATGCAGTGCGCGGTACGCTTACATCCGAAATGTGGGAGACAATTAATTCAACCTGGTTGGAAATGGTAAACCACAGTAAGCGCAAATTGCAGGACGAAGAATTTTCCGGTTTCTTCGAATGGGTGAAGACCCGTTCCTCTTTATCGCGTGGAGTTACCTTTGGCACCATGTTGCACGATGATGCTTTTTGTTTTATCCGCTTGGGCACTTACCTTGAGCGCGCTGACAATACCGCGCGTTTGCTAGATGTGAAATATTATTTAATTGCTGAAGGCGAGCCCGTTGGTATTGCTGCGGATTATTACCAGTGGGGCGCGCTGCTGAGGTCAGTATCCGCTTTTGAAGTTTATCGCCGTGTTTATCGCGATAGTGTCTTGCCAAATAAAGTAGCGGAATTATTAATTATCAATCCCGAATTGCCGCGCTCGCTAACCACCTGTATTACGGAAGTGGCGTCAATGTTACATCACTTGGCAAACCAAAATTCTTACGAAACCCAGCGGTTAGCCGGACGGTTGAGTTCGCAATTACGTTACGAAACTATTGAAGAGATTTTGGAAGAGGGCTTGCACCCTTATTTGGAAAAATTTCAAAGCCGAATTTACGATTTAGGTATGCGTATTAGTCATGATTTTTTAATGCCGATGCGCGCCGCTTAG
- a CDS encoding transglutaminase family protein, which yields MLLNIQHETVYRYSAPVDYTIQHLRLTPRHEAHQQAIDWKINTPGKYQRHLDAYGNVGHILVLDRPHEEIRITVSGQVEISKENAHLPSDGGDVPLLAYLQPTNLTTADHAVLDLAKTAYKAKRGAVDSMFTLIDGIQQAVAYVPGTTQVASTAAEVLEAGAGVCQDHAHVFIACCRALDLPARYVSGYIHPGDTDHAASHAWADVWLEGLGWVSFDVTNANFAASEHCRLAVGRDYLDACPVRGVRHGGGAEAMEVMVRIAHPDSAGVLLQSIVSYPPRAPSSKKSLQQQ from the coding sequence ATGTTGCTCAATATTCAACACGAAACTGTTTACCGATATTCTGCGCCGGTTGATTACACCATCCAGCATTTGCGTTTAACGCCGCGTCATGAAGCGCATCAGCAAGCTATTGATTGGAAAATAAATACGCCGGGAAAATACCAGCGCCATTTAGACGCCTATGGAAATGTCGGCCATATTTTAGTGTTAGATAGGCCGCACGAAGAAATTCGCATCACGGTAAGCGGGCAGGTTGAAATTTCCAAGGAGAATGCGCATTTGCCGTCAGACGGAGGTGATGTTCCTTTGTTGGCTTATTTGCAACCAACAAATCTTACTACTGCGGATCATGCTGTTCTGGATTTAGCCAAAACGGCTTACAAAGCCAAACGAGGGGCGGTGGATTCCATGTTCACTTTAATTGACGGTATCCAGCAAGCCGTTGCCTATGTTCCCGGCACCACGCAAGTTGCCAGTACCGCAGCAGAAGTTTTGGAGGCTGGGGCTGGTGTCTGTCAGGACCACGCTCATGTGTTTATTGCTTGCTGCCGGGCGCTGGATTTACCCGCGCGCTACGTGAGTGGCTACATACACCCCGGCGATACGGATCACGCAGCAAGCCACGCGTGGGCAGATGTATGGCTAGAGGGTTTAGGTTGGGTAAGTTTTGACGTAACCAATGCGAATTTCGCGGCCTCTGAACACTGCCGCTTGGCGGTTGGACGCGATTATCTGGACGCATGTCCCGTGCGTGGTGTTCGCCACGGCGGTGGGGCAGAGGCAATGGAAGTTATGGTGCGGATTGCGCATCCAGATTCGGCCGGGGTGCTGCTACAATCTATTGTGTCTTATCCGCCGCGAGCGCCCAGCTCCAAAAAAAGTCTTCAGCAACAGTAA
- a CDS encoding proteasome-type protease, with protein sequence MTYCIGLQVDSGLVFLSDSRTNAGVDHINTFRKMTVLERSGDRVMVLLSSGNLAISQAVINELKPLDSSLLVDAKNMVEATRVVGDALRKVYSRDAEAFKEFGLDFAASFIFGGQIGQEPPRLFQIYAAGNFIETTRETPYFQVGESKYGKPIIDRVVDPDTSLKDAAKCALISMDSTIRSNLSVGMPLDLLVYEANSLHVKTHVSIGLDDPYYQQLRSSWGDRLRQAFNDMPDPAY encoded by the coding sequence ATGACGTATTGTATCGGGCTTCAGGTCGATTCGGGTTTGGTGTTTTTATCAGATTCGCGCACTAACGCCGGTGTTGACCACATCAATACCTTTCGCAAAATGACTGTGCTTGAGCGCTCTGGTGACCGCGTGATGGTGTTGCTGAGCTCTGGCAATCTGGCAATTAGCCAGGCTGTTATCAATGAACTTAAACCCCTTGATAGCAGCTTGCTGGTAGATGCGAAAAATATGGTTGAGGCTACCCGCGTGGTGGGTGATGCGCTGCGTAAAGTGTACAGCCGCGATGCCGAAGCCTTTAAAGAGTTTGGTTTGGACTTTGCGGCAAGTTTTATTTTTGGCGGACAAATTGGGCAAGAGCCACCACGACTTTTCCAAATTTATGCTGCCGGTAACTTTATTGAAACAACCCGCGAGACGCCCTATTTCCAAGTGGGCGAATCAAAGTACGGCAAGCCAATTATCGATCGTGTGGTGGACCCTGATACCAGTTTAAAGGATGCTGCCAAGTGTGCCTTGATCTCAATGGACTCAACAATTCGCTCCAATCTAAGTGTAGGTATGCCGCTGGATTTGCTCGTCTACGAAGCCAACAGCTTGCATGTTAAAACCCATGTGAGCATCGGGTTGGATGATCCTTACTACCAACAACTGCGATCGAGTTGGGGTGATCGTTTGCGGCAGGCGTTTAACGATATGCCTGATCCAGCTTATTAA
- a CDS encoding efflux RND transporter periplasmic adaptor subunit, with the protein MKKHKSILIAIAAVVGIFLILALTKFSQIFAMVQAGKDFVPPPESVGAFTAQQQDWPNTFTAMGTVEADEGINISAEVAGKVKQIMFKSGEYVKAGTVILIQESGNESAQLSAATARLRLADANYERMVQLRKKNTVSQNELDTALQQKESAQGDVDNLKTTLEKKIVRAPFDGRLGIRKVDLGQDLPVGTQIVSLQATNRVRVNFPVPQHWLVRMTKGLPVTVQLGDGSNNVVKGEVTAVGADIDAVTRNATVQSSLENSNNQFIPGMAVQTQVTLSNPQKTLAVPTTAVIFAPFGDTVFVIEKDKEKNVLKARQQFVRLGKSRGDFIEIADGIKAGDQVVSAGAFKLTNGQSVVISKTAQPDFKADPKPVDN; encoded by the coding sequence ATGAAAAAACATAAATCGATATTAATCGCTATAGCTGCAGTAGTAGGGATATTTCTCATTCTAGCCCTTACAAAATTCAGCCAAATATTTGCGATGGTACAAGCGGGAAAAGATTTTGTTCCGCCACCGGAATCCGTCGGCGCTTTTACCGCACAGCAACAAGATTGGCCGAATACTTTCACAGCGATGGGTACAGTAGAAGCTGATGAAGGTATTAATATTTCTGCCGAAGTTGCCGGTAAAGTAAAACAAATTATGTTTAAGTCGGGCGAGTATGTTAAAGCCGGCACCGTCATTCTTATTCAAGAATCAGGTAACGAGTCTGCGCAATTAAGTGCTGCAACAGCTCGTTTGCGCCTTGCAGATGCCAATTACGAACGTATGGTGCAATTGCGTAAGAAAAATACTGTATCGCAAAACGAATTAGACACAGCATTGCAACAAAAAGAATCTGCGCAAGGTGATGTAGATAATTTAAAAACTACTCTGGAAAAGAAAATTGTTCGCGCGCCTTTCGATGGACGTTTAGGTATTCGTAAAGTGGATTTGGGTCAGGACTTGCCTGTAGGTACACAAATCGTTTCATTGCAAGCTACAAATCGTGTACGTGTTAACTTCCCGGTGCCACAACATTGGCTGGTGCGGATGACTAAAGGTTTGCCAGTTACAGTGCAATTGGGCGATGGTTCGAATAATGTTGTGAAAGGCGAAGTCACTGCTGTAGGTGCAGATATAGATGCAGTAACGCGCAATGCAACCGTTCAGTCTTCACTTGAAAATAGCAACAATCAATTTATTCCCGGAATGGCAGTTCAAACCCAGGTAACCTTATCCAACCCGCAAAAAACTTTGGCGGTACCTACTACCGCCGTTATTTTTGCTCCCTTCGGTGATACGGTTTTCGTTATCGAAAAAGATAAAGAAAAAAATGTATTGAAAGCGCGTCAACAATTTGTACGTTTGGGTAAATCCCGTGGTGATTTCATTGAAATTGCAGATGGTATTAAAGCTGGTGACCAGGTTGTAAGTGCCGGTGCGTTCAAGCTTACTAACGGCCAGTCAGTGGTTATTAGCAAAACCGCGCAGCCGGATTTTAAAGCGGACCCTAAACCAGTAGATAACTAA
- a CDS encoding efflux RND transporter permease subunit — MNFTDIFIKRPVLAMVVSLLILIAGIQAASSLSVRQYPRSDIAVITINTVYVGANAELIRGFITTPIERAIASADGIDYVESSSAMSMSTINVHLRLNYDPLKAMTEISAKVNQVRGNLPPESEVPSITVEAADSQFASAYLTFNSKILEQNQITDFLTRSVQPRLTAVAGVQKAEVLGGRTFAMRIWLKSERLAALNISPSEVRQALANNNVQAAIGQTRGSYTQVNLRADTDLKSVEDFKRLVVRHSAEGTIRLDDVADVVLGAEDYNTEVNYSGDTAVFMGIWVAPNANSLEVIRNVTKEMEKIQADLPSGLKGAVAYDATKYIESAIHEVVKTLTETLLIIVVVIFLFLGFSRSVIIPVLAIPLSLVGALFIMQLCGFSLNLLTLLSIVLCVGLVVDDAIVMVENIERHIQEGKTPFNASIIAARELAGPILAMTVTLVSVYVPIGLQGGLTGTLFREFAITLAGAITISAIVAITLSPMLGSRMLKAHREIDAPLAKVFDRFQAWYSNKLEYTLQNRKAVYAFWVGIALLCFPLYSMSPKELAPTEDQGVVFGVVDSQANATMDQSSHYAKVVNKAFMDVPETDFTFQLTFPTGGFSGMVLKPWDERDRTVFQIMPEIQKTLAEISGVRILPITPPALPGGGQFPVEFVIASTEDSKEIYNYALKLQEKMTASGMFYFNVLDMKVDQPDYQLNIDREKVADLGLNMQQVIYDLGTLLGGGYVNRFNMAGQSYKVIPQVKRSERLTPEDLTKLYITGPEGKLIRLDQIATLNHSTAPRSISRMQQLNSVKISGVSGKPLAETLAWLETEAAQILPKNYSVDYTGESRQLKREGNTFLPAFLMAITMIFLVLAAQYNSFRDPIVILAGSVPLAIFGALVFTFIKMPNPQMPSLTESFSSTLNIYSQVGLVTLMGLIARNGILVVEFANRLQEQGASKFEAIREAAVIRLRPVLMTSIATVAGHTPLIFASGAGAEARNSIGVVLVFGIAIGTIFTLFVLPSVYILLAKDHHLDKQRLADLEHGQA, encoded by the coding sequence ATGAATTTTACCGATATCTTTATTAAGCGACCCGTGCTCGCCATGGTCGTTAGCCTGCTGATTTTGATCGCAGGTATACAAGCGGCTAGTTCGCTTTCTGTACGGCAATATCCTCGTAGTGATATTGCAGTAATTACTATTAATACAGTGTATGTGGGTGCGAACGCCGAATTGATCCGTGGTTTTATTACCACACCTATTGAGCGTGCAATCGCATCTGCCGACGGTATTGATTACGTTGAATCAAGCAGTGCTATGAGCATGTCTACCATCAACGTGCACTTGCGTTTGAACTACGATCCACTTAAAGCAATGACGGAGATTAGCGCGAAAGTGAATCAGGTTCGCGGCAATTTACCGCCTGAATCTGAAGTGCCGTCAATTACTGTAGAAGCAGCCGATAGCCAATTTGCTTCTGCATATTTAACCTTTAACTCAAAAATTCTTGAACAAAACCAAATCACCGATTTCCTGACTCGCTCTGTTCAGCCGCGCTTAACTGCTGTTGCAGGTGTACAAAAAGCAGAAGTGTTGGGTGGCCGTACCTTCGCTATGCGTATTTGGTTAAAGTCAGAACGATTGGCTGCGTTAAATATTTCCCCGTCAGAAGTTCGTCAAGCGCTTGCAAACAACAACGTGCAAGCAGCAATTGGTCAAACTCGCGGTAGCTATACCCAGGTGAATTTGCGTGCAGATACAGATTTGAAATCGGTTGAAGATTTTAAGCGTTTAGTCGTTCGCCACAGTGCTGAAGGGACTATTCGTTTAGACGATGTAGCAGATGTTGTTTTAGGTGCAGAGGACTACAACACCGAAGTTAACTACTCAGGTGATACCGCCGTATTTATGGGTATATGGGTCGCACCCAATGCAAACTCACTGGAAGTTATTCGCAACGTCACTAAGGAAATGGAAAAAATTCAAGCTGATTTGCCCTCAGGTTTGAAAGGTGCTGTGGCCTATGATGCGACTAAATATATTGAGTCAGCGATTCACGAAGTTGTTAAAACCCTGACCGAAACCTTATTGATCATTGTTGTTGTAATCTTCTTGTTCCTGGGTTTCAGTCGCTCGGTCATTATTCCGGTATTGGCAATTCCATTATCCTTGGTGGGCGCGCTGTTTATCATGCAATTGTGCGGTTTCTCGCTCAATTTGCTCACACTACTTTCAATCGTTCTTTGCGTAGGTTTGGTAGTGGACGATGCCATTGTAATGGTTGAAAACATCGAGCGTCATATTCAGGAAGGGAAAACTCCGTTTAACGCTTCTATTATTGCTGCGCGTGAATTAGCCGGTCCTATTTTGGCTATGACGGTTACGCTGGTATCTGTGTATGTACCTATAGGTTTGCAAGGTGGTTTGACGGGAACACTCTTCCGCGAATTCGCCATTACGCTTGCGGGTGCAATTACTATTTCTGCGATTGTTGCAATTACGTTGTCGCCAATGCTCGGTTCGCGCATGTTGAAAGCGCACCGTGAAATTGATGCGCCTTTGGCAAAAGTTTTTGATCGATTTCAAGCGTGGTATAGCAACAAATTAGAGTACACCTTGCAAAATCGTAAAGCGGTTTATGCATTCTGGGTTGGTATTGCTTTATTGTGTTTCCCGCTCTATAGCATGTCACCTAAAGAGTTGGCTCCAACAGAAGACCAAGGTGTAGTTTTCGGTGTTGTGGATTCGCAAGCTAATGCGACTATGGATCAATCTTCGCACTACGCAAAAGTTGTGAACAAAGCCTTTATGGATGTTCCGGAAACTGATTTTACATTCCAGCTGACTTTCCCTACTGGCGGTTTTTCCGGCATGGTATTAAAACCTTGGGATGAGCGCGATCGTACTGTGTTCCAAATAATGCCGGAAATTCAAAAAACGCTTGCGGAAATTTCAGGTGTTCGAATTTTACCGATCACGCCTCCTGCCTTGCCAGGTGGTGGTCAATTCCCGGTTGAATTTGTTATTGCATCTACCGAAGATTCAAAAGAAATTTATAACTATGCGCTCAAGCTGCAGGAAAAAATGACGGCTAGCGGCATGTTTTATTTTAATGTTCTGGATATGAAAGTTGACCAGCCTGACTACCAATTAAATATTGATCGCGAAAAAGTGGCTGATCTCGGTTTGAATATGCAGCAAGTGATTTATGATTTAGGAACTTTGTTGGGCGGTGGTTATGTCAATCGCTTCAACATGGCTGGCCAAAGTTACAAGGTGATTCCGCAAGTAAAACGCAGCGAGCGTTTAACACCGGAAGATTTGACCAAGTTGTACATCACTGGTCCTGAAGGTAAATTAATTCGTCTCGATCAAATTGCAACGCTGAATCATTCAACTGCACCGCGCAGCATTAGCCGTATGCAGCAGTTGAACTCAGTAAAAATCAGCGGTGTAAGTGGTAAACCTTTGGCAGAAACTCTTGCATGGCTGGAAACTGAAGCCGCGCAAATTTTGCCAAAAAACTACAGTGTTGATTACACCGGTGAGTCGCGTCAGTTGAAGCGTGAAGGCAATACTTTCTTGCCCGCATTCTTAATGGCAATCACCATGATCTTCCTGGTATTAGCGGCGCAGTACAATAGTTTCCGCGACCCAATCGTTATTCTTGCAGGTTCTGTTCCTTTGGCAATTTTCGGTGCATTGGTATTCACCTTCATCAAAATGCCTAACCCGCAGATGCCATCCTTGACCGAATCTTTCTCGAGTACATTGAATATTTACTCGCAAGTAGGTTTGGTAACCTTGATGGGCTTGATCGCTCGTAACGGTATCCTGGTGGTTGAATTTGCGAACCGTTTGCAAGAGCAGGGCGCGAGCAAGTTTGAAGCAATCCGTGAAGCCGCTGTAATTCGTTTGCGTCCGGTGTTGATGACAAGTATTGCGACTGTGGCTGGTCATACACCGCTGATTTTTGCCAGTGGTGCAGGTGCCGAAGCGCGTAACTCGATAGGTGTGGTATTGGTGTTCGGTATTGCGATTGGCACCATCTTCACCTTGTTTGTGTTGCCGTCTGTCTACATTTTGTTGGCTAAAGACCATCATTTGGACAAGCAGCGCTTGGCAGATTTGGAGCACGGCCAAGCTTAA
- the apbC gene encoding iron-sulfur cluster carrier protein ApbC produces the protein MSVITPASVEQALQQVIDPTTGRDLTSLNAVTDIAINGSKVDVTLLLGYPANSVHSAIAVAVNEALNRIGVAQVGLDIGWTVYANPTANSQQALPEVKNIIAVASGKGGVGKSTTTANLALALAAEGARVAVLDADIYGPSQPQMLGAPERPPQVIKHNDQQFMVPVETHGIQVNSMGFMVTENTPMMWRGPMVSGALQQLLAQTYWQDVDYLLIDMPPGTGDIQITLAQKVPVTGAVIVTTPQDIALLDAKKGIEMFRKVNVPVLGVVENMAIHICSNCGHEEHIFGEGGGERIARDYDTELLGSLPLNLSIREDADNGKPSVATDPESAVSKIYRDVARKLSAKLWVQNLDSQAMPDIEITED, from the coding sequence ATGTCCGTTATTACTCCCGCTAGCGTTGAACAAGCGTTACAACAGGTTATTGACCCCACCACCGGGCGCGATTTAACCAGCCTTAATGCAGTAACCGATATTGCAATTAACGGTAGTAAAGTCGATGTCACATTGTTGTTAGGTTATCCCGCCAACAGTGTGCATTCGGCAATTGCCGTAGCTGTTAATGAAGCGCTGAACAGAATTGGTGTCGCACAAGTTGGGTTGGATATAGGTTGGACGGTTTACGCGAACCCGACGGCAAATTCGCAACAGGCATTGCCAGAAGTTAAAAATATTATTGCAGTTGCATCTGGCAAGGGCGGGGTGGGTAAATCTACTACCACGGCAAACCTGGCCTTGGCTTTAGCGGCAGAGGGCGCGCGAGTTGCTGTTTTGGACGCTGATATTTACGGCCCAAGCCAACCGCAAATGCTGGGCGCACCAGAACGTCCACCGCAAGTGATAAAACACAACGATCAGCAATTTATGGTTCCAGTTGAAACCCATGGTATTCAAGTCAATTCCATGGGATTCATGGTTACCGAAAATACACCCATGATGTGGCGCGGCCCTATGGTGAGTGGAGCACTGCAACAATTGCTGGCGCAAACCTATTGGCAGGACGTGGATTACCTCTTAATTGATATGCCGCCGGGTACTGGTGATATTCAGATAACCCTCGCGCAAAAAGTCCCTGTGACAGGTGCAGTGATTGTGACCACCCCCCAGGATATAGCCCTGCTCGATGCCAAAAAAGGCATAGAAATGTTCCGTAAAGTGAACGTGCCGGTCCTGGGTGTGGTAGAAAATATGGCAATCCATATTTGCTCAAACTGCGGACATGAAGAGCATATTTTTGGCGAGGGCGGTGGCGAGCGAATCGCGCGCGATTACGATACGGAATTGCTCGGTTCATTACCTTTGAACCTGTCGATTCGTGAAGATGCAGACAATGGCAAGCCTTCGGTAGCGACTGATCCTGAATCCGCAGTGAGTAAGATCTACCGCGATGTTGCACGTAAGTTATCGGCGAAACTGTGGGTCCAAAACCTGGATAGCCAAGCTATGCCGGACATTGAGATCACCGAAGATTAA
- the dcd gene encoding dCTP deaminase: protein MSIKSDKWMRRMAEQHGMIEPFEPNQVRYDAGGSRLISYGTSSYGYDVRCADEFKIFTNVHSTVVDPKNFDEKSFVDIKSDVCIIPPNSFALARTVEYFRIPRSILTVCLGKSTYARCGIIVNVTPLEPEWEGHVTLEFSNTTPLPAKIYANEGVAQMLFFETDEVCETSYKDRGGKYQGQRGVTLPRT, encoded by the coding sequence ATGAGCATCAAATCCGACAAGTGGATGCGCCGTATGGCGGAACAGCACGGCATGATCGAACCTTTTGAGCCAAATCAGGTGCGCTATGACGCCGGTGGTTCCCGTTTGATTTCTTACGGCACTTCAAGCTATGGCTATGATGTACGTTGTGCAGACGAATTCAAGATTTTTACCAATGTTCACTCCACCGTGGTAGACCCGAAAAACTTTGATGAAAAAAGTTTTGTGGATATTAAAAGTGATGTTTGCATTATTCCCCCAAATTCTTTTGCCTTGGCGAGAACCGTTGAGTACTTCCGTATTCCTCGTTCAATTTTGACTGTTTGTTTAGGCAAATCAACCTACGCACGTTGCGGCATTATTGTAAACGTAACGCCGTTGGAGCCTGAGTGGGAAGGTCACGTGACTTTGGAATTTTCTAATACCACGCCGCTCCCTGCAAAAATTTATGCAAACGAAGGTGTTGCGCAAATGTTGTTTTTTGAAACCGATGAAGTTTGTGAAACGTCTTATAAAGATCGCGGTGGAAAATACCAGGGCCAACGTGGCGTGACTCTTCCTCGTACTTGA